Below is a window of Yersinia kristensenii DNA.
CCAACAGATTTGGCCGCACCCGAATGCCACCTTTGGTCATCACATCGGCGATTTTCGCGTGATTTAAGTCAATGCCCATATCGAATACCCGGCGCAAATCCCCATCGGTAAAGATACCTTTAATCATCATCAGATCGTCACAGATTACGGTTAAACCCAGATTTTTCCGAGTAATCTCCAGTAACGCATCACGTAATGAAGCATCAGGGCTGACGTGAGGAATGTCGGCACCAGTGTGCATAATATCGCTGATCCGCAATAATAATTTGCGCCCTAGTGCGCCGCCGGGATGGGAGAGGGCAAAATCTTCCTGAGTGAAGCCCCGCGCCTGCAGCAAAGCCACCGCAAGGGCATCACCCATCACTAATGTGGCGGTAGTGCTGGTGGTTGGGGCCAGCCCCAGTGGGCAGGCTTCTTGCGGCACCTTGATACATAAGTGAATATCAGCCGCTTTGCCCATGGTGCTTTCTGGGTTGTTGCTCATGCAAATAAGCTGGATTTTCTGGCGCTTGAGGACGGGGATCAATGCCAGGATTTCGTTGGATTCCCCTGAGTTGGAGATGGCTAGCACGATATCTTGCGGCGTGATCATCCCCAAATCGCCATGACTGGCCTCGCCGGGATGGACAAAGAATGACGGGGTACCGGTGCTGGCGAAAGTCGCGGCAATTTTGCACCCAATATGGCCAGATTTACCCATCCCCATAACGACAACTTTACCGTGACAGTTAAATATTGCCTCGCAAGCGCGGGCAAAATCGTCATTAATGTATTGATCAAGCTGCGCCAGTCCTTCGCGCTCAATTTGTAATACTTGTTTACCTGCCTGTTGAAAATCAACTTTTGGCTGCAAATCCTCACCCGGCTGTAAATTAGAAAAAGACATACTTATTTCCCGCTCAATGTTGGTAGGCAACATGGGTTAGGCCGCAGTTAAGGGCCGCCAAAATATACCCGTCATACTTCAATCTGCCTATGTGTTGGCTGCTTTCGTGCGCCCAGTTACTTACTTGTGTAAGCTCCAGAGGGCTTGCCCAATTGCCGCCTGGCTGCAAATCGAATTATTTAGGGTATAAGCACCGCTACTAGGTACGCGATAAACCCGCATAATAACAGAGCGCCCGCCATATGGCCGATTCGATGTTTACGCCCCAGACAAAGCACAGTAAATATCACACTGACAACAAGCATGACCCAATAATCTCGTTGAAAAGCCTCGGGGTTGATATCACCCGGAGACAGCAGTGCGGGGACGCCTAACACAATGACAATATTAAAAATATTTGAACCGATGATATTGCCGACCGCCATATCATTTTCACCTTTTAGCGCACCGGCAATAAAGGTGGCCAGCTCAGGTAAGCTAGTACCAATGGCAATGACAGTCAGCCCGATAACTAATTCACTGACACCCGCGACTCTGGCGATGACCGTAGCATTGTCTATTATCATTTTGGCTGAGAGTGGCAAAATAATGAATGCCAGCACTAGCCATAATAATGCGACAGTATTACTGCTGTCTTGCGGCAGCTCAGCCAATTGCTCGCGAGTGAGAATATCATTTCCTTGCGAATGGGCCAGGCGTGCGATTTTCAGTATCAGAATAATAAAAACCGCCGCCGCCAATAGCAAAATAACACCATCCCCCCGGCTAAGATGATTGTCAGCCAGCAGGAAACCACATAATACCGTCACGACCAACATCAAGGGTAATTCGCGCCGTACAATCTCTGAACGCACGGTCAGCGGGCGTATTAGGGCGGCACCGCCGACAATCAGCAATAGATTGGTAATATTGGAGCCCAACACATTCCCGACGGCCATATCTGTTTGGTTATTCAGTGCCGCGGTTACTGATACAATCAGCTCCGGCAGTGAGGTGCCAATGCCAACAATGGTCATCCCAATAATGAGTGGTGGGATACCGAAAGAACGGGATAACACGGCAGCGCCATAAACTAATCGATCGGCGCCGTACACCAATAAAACTAAGCCAATGATTAATAGTGCTATCGCAAGAAACATGCAGAGTCCTTTATTAGTGATATACCCGTCATGCTTCAAACCACAGATGTGTTGGCTGTCTTCGCTCACCCCAGTCACTTACTCATGTAAGCTGTTGGGAATTCACTTAGTTGCCGCAGTCCTGTAACTCGAATTATTTAGGGTATAATCCCGATCCATTGGCATAAACTCGTTGGTAAAAATCACTAAAAACGCGTTACGCTTTTTTTTACTTACCCCTAATTTTGACTGTGAGTGCCAGAAAAGTAAAACGTATGGCAACTTTGGCTACGAAAAAGCGTTAATAAGTTGTCAGAATACTTCCCAATTGCGCTCGTTATCGCCATTTGCTGTAACATTGGCGCTAGATGAGTCATAAAAGGCCTAAGGGACGAATGATAATGAACCAACTGGCGTCGAATTTGATAGAGATCCGCGGGATGAGTTTTACCCGTGGTGAGCGCCCGATATTCGCCGATATCAATATGACGGTTCCGCGCGGCAAAGTTACAGCGATTATGGGGCCTTCGGGGATCGGTAAAACCACTCTGTTGCGCCTAATTGGTGGGCAACTGGCACCGGATACCGGTGAAATCTGGTTTGATGGTGATAATATTCCGGCGCTTTCTCGCCAGCGTTTGTATGATGTGCGCAAGAAAATGAGCATGTTATTTCAATCGGGTGCGTTATTCACCGATTTAACCGTATTTGAGAATGTGGCTTTCCCATTACGTGAACATAGTCGCTTACCGGAAGAGTTGCTGCACAGCACGGTGATGATGAAGTTAGAGGCCGTAGGGTTGCGTGGTGCGGCTAACTTAATGCCCGCTGAGCTTTCTGGCGGTATGGCGCGTCGTGCCGCATTGGCGCGGGCTATTGCCCTTGATCCCGAATTGATTATGTTTGATGAGCCTTTTGTTGGTCAGGACCCTATCACCATGGGCGTACTGGTAAAACTGATTGATGAGCTGAATCATGCACTGGGGGTCACCTGCGTGGTGGTTTCCCACGATGTACCGGAAGTGCTAAGTATTGCTGATTATGCTTATATTGTTGCCGATCAGCATGTGATTGCTGAAGGAACACCAGAGCAGCTACAAGCCAATGATGATCAGCGGGTGCGTCAGTTCCTCGATGGTATTGCCGATGGGCCGGTGCCTTTCCGTTTCCCGGCGGGTGATTATAAAACTGAGCTGTTGGGCTAATAGATGGAGTATTCATGTTAGTACAGGCATTGGCGTCTTTAGGCCGCCGGGGCATTAATGTCTGCGTATCCTTTGGTCGCGCAGGTTTAATGCTGTTTAATGCACTGGTTGGCCGGCCTGAGCCGCGAAAACAGTGGCCGTTATTGGTCAAGCAGCTGTATAGCGTTGGGGTGCAATCTTTACTGATTATTGTGGTTTCCGGTCTGTTTATCGGTATGGTTTTGGGCTTGCAGGGCTTTTTGATCCTCACCACATACAGTGCAGAAGCCAGCCTCGGGATGATGGTTTCTTTATCATTACTGCGGGAATTGGGGCCAGTAGTGACGGCGCTGCTGTTTGCTGGCCGGGCCGGTTCTGCCCTGACGGCAGAAATTGGCCTAATGAAAGCCACTGAACAGATTTCCAGCTTGGAAATGATGGCGATTGATCCCCTAAGGCGAGTGGTTGCTCCTCGGTTCTGGGCCGGGCTTATCAGTATGCCACTATTGACGGCTATTTTTGTCGCGGTGGGTATCTGGGGCGGCTCAGTGGTCGGTGTCGACTGGAAAGGAATCGACAGCGGTTTCTTCTGGTCTGCGATGCAAAGTGCCGTCGAGTGGCGCACAGATTTACTGAATTGCCTGATTAAGAGCCTGGTATTTGCCATTACCGTGACTTGGATTGCGCTGTTCAATGGGTATGATGCGGTCCCAACATCTGAGGGGATCAGCCGGGCAACGACCCGTACTGTGGTGCATTCATCACTGGCGGTATTGGGATTAGATTTTGTGCTGACAGCACTGATGTTTGGGAACTGAGTCGATGCAAACGAAGAAAAGTGAAATCTGGGTAGGGGCATTTATACTGATTGCTATTCTGGCCGTCGTATTCCTCTGCTTGAAAGTGGCAGATATCAAATCAGTGGGTAATCAGCCGACGTATCGGATTTATGCTAATTTTGACAATATTGGTGGCTTGAAAAACAATTCGCCAGTCAAAATTGGCGGGGTTGTGGTGGGCCGAGTCGCTGATATTACGCTGGATACTAAAAATTACAGCCCGCGTGTGGCGATAGATATCCAGCAGCGCTATAACCATATCCCGGACACCAGCTCACTGGCGGTACGCACTTCCGGTTTATTGGGCGAGCAGTTCTTGGCGCTCAATGTCGGTTTTGAAGACCCGGATATGGGCACCAGTATTTTGAAAGATGGTGGCGTCATTCAAGACACGAAATCTGCATTGGTTCTGGAAGACCTTATCGGTCAGTTCTTGTACAAGAGCGGCGGTGATGGTAATTCTGATGCGCCAGCCAGCGAACCGGCACCAGCCAATAGCAGCTCACCTGCTACTCAACATCCTTAAGAGGGTATCGAATGTTTAAACGTTTACTTATGGTCGCGTTGTTGGTGGTAGCCCCATTGGCTAATGCTGTCGATCAAACCAACCCATACCGTCTGATGGATGAAGCCGCGCAAAGAACCTTTACGCGCCTGAAAACCGAACAAGCTAACATTAAACAAAATCCTGAATATTTGCGCACTATTGTACGCGAAGAGTTATTGCCATTTGTTCAGATTAAATATGCTGGCGCATTGGTGCTGGGCAGCTATTACAAAGCCGCCACCCCGGCACAGCGCGAAGCCTACTTCAATGCATTCAGTCAATATTTGGAACAAGCATATGGCCAGGCCTTGGCGCTATATCACGGCCAAACTTACGATGTTGCACCAGACCAGCCATTGGGTGATGCCAATATCGTCGCCATTCGTGTGACCATCCTTGACCCTAATGGCCGCCCTCCGGTACGTTTAGATTTCCAGTGGCGTAAAAACAGCCAAACCGGTAACTGGCAGGCGTATGACATGATAGCCGAAGGGGTTAGCATGATCAGCACCAAGCAAAATGAGTGGGCCTCTATCCTGCGTCAGAAAGGGGTTGATGGTTTGACTCAGCAGTTGCTTATTGCAGCGAAACAGCCGATAACTTTAGATAAGTAGTGATTATGGCGGATGAACTGAATTGGCAGTCGCAGCAGGAAACGCTGATACTGCAAGGTGAATTGGATCGCGAAACGCTGCTACCTTTATGGCAACAGCGCGATGCATTGTTGGCCGATAAAACGCGTATTGATGTTAGCCAATTACAGCGTGTTGATTCCTCCGGTCTGGCGCTGCTGGTCCATTTTCGTGAACTGCGCAGTAAACAGGGTGTCTCATTAGCGATTACCGGTGTCAGCGACCGGTTGTCTACCTTGATTGAACTGTACAATTTGCAGGATGTCATCCCGGTAGAAACGGCCAGTATCTAGCGATGAGAATTAAGTTAGCGGCCTTTTGTGTCGCCTATTGCTAAAGCAAAAAAGCTAAAGTTTTTAAGCCCCTGAGCGTAATCACGAAACAGGGGCTTTTCTTTAGTTTCAGAGAAAGCCGTATTCCACTAATATGTTCAATTGATTACGATCCTCTTAAAATAGAATGAATCTTATGGATACTAACGAAATTAAAGACGTGCTGATGCAAGCATTGGCATTACAAGAAGCGCATGTTACCGGTGATGGCAGCCACTTTCAGGTGATTGCTGTGGGTGAGTTGTTTGTTGATATGAGTCGTGTGAAAAAGCAGCAGGCGGTGTATGCGCCGCTGATGGAATATATTGCTGATAACCGTATTCATGCCTTATCCATTAAGGCCTATACGCCACAAGAGTGGCAGCGGGATCGCAAACTAAACGGTTTTTGATGCTGTTGGCTTCAGGATTGCCTACAGGTTTGTCAGGCTGTGTCTCAAGCGGGCAGTGAATTCGAATTTGTCGATCAGTATTTTGACGATAACCAGTATTTTGACAACAAAGAGTGGTCACAATGGATAAGTTTCGTGTGCAGGGGCGGACTCGCCTAAGCGGTGAAGTCACCATTTCCGGAGCGAAAAACGCGGCATTACCGATAATGTTTGCTGCGTTATTGGCAGAAGACCCGGTAGAGTTGCAAAATGTCCCAAAGCTAAAAGACATTGATACCACCATTAAATTGCTGAGCCAATTAGGCACCAAAATCGAACGTGATGCTTCCGGCTCCGTTTTTGTTGATGCCAGCGGTGTGGACGAGTTCTGCGCGCCTTACGATTTGGTTAAAACCATGCGCGCCTCCATTTGGGCTTTGGGGCCATTGGTTGCTCGCTTTGGTAAAGGGCAGGTTTCTTTACCGGGCGGTTGTGCTATCGGCGCGCGTCCGGTCGATTTACATATCACCGGTTTAGAGCAACTGGGTGCCGAAATCAAGCTGGAAGAAGGTTACGTTAAAGCTTCCGTCAATGGCCGCCTGAAAGGCGCGCATATCGTGATGGATAAAGTCAGCGTTGGCGCAACCGTAACCATTATGAGTGCTGCAACCTTGGCTGAAGGCACCACAGTCATTGAAAACGCCGCTCGCGAGCCAGAAATTGTCGATACAGCGAATTTCCTGAATACGCTGGGCGCTAAAATCACTGGCGCAGGGACTGACCGCATCACCATTGAGGGTGTAGCGCGCTTGGGTGGCGGTGTTTACCGAGTGCTGCCTGACCGTATTGAAACCGGGACTTTCCTGGTTGCAGCGGCTATCTCTGGCGGTAAAGTGGTGTGTCGTCAGACTCGTCCAGATACGCTGGATGCGGTACTGGCTAAACTGCGTGAGGCGGGTGCTGATATTGAAATCGGCGAGGACTGGATAAGCCTGGATATGCAGGGTAAGCGCCCTAAAGCCGTGACTTTTCGTACCGCGCCACACCCTGGTTTCCCAACAGATATGCAGGCTCAGTTCAGCTTATTGAACTTGGTTGCAGAAGGAACCGGTGTTATCACCGAAACAATTTTTGAAAATCGTTTTATGCATGTGCCAGAACTGATCCGCATGGGCGCACATGCAGAAATCGAGAGCAATACTGTGATTTGCTATGGTGTTGAGCAACTGTCGGGTGCTCAGGTTATGGCAACCGATTTGCGTGCTTCTGCCAGCTTGGTATTAGCGGGCTGTATCGCTGATGGGGTAACCATTGTTGACCGTATTTATCATATCGATCGTGGTTACGAAGGTATTGAAGATAAATTACGTGCGTTAGGTGCGAATATTGAGCGTATAAAAGGCGAGTAAGTTTTTCTAGCCGCCCTATAAAAAATGCCAGCCGGTGATATTAGGCTGGCATTTTTTTGCAATTAATGCAGTCGGTTAGGCTATACAAGCCCTATGACAACGGCGCTGGCTGTTGTTCAAGGAGCTCATTTTGATCCAATTCGGTAATAGTAATTTGTGCTGTGATTTGCTGGCCATTGCGTAATAATAAGACTGGGATTGTGGTTCCCGGACGAATTTCTGCCACCTGATCCATGGTTTCTATCACGGACGTCGCAGGCTTATTATTAACGCTTAGAATAATATCACCCACCTGCAAGTCAGCATTCGCTGCTGGGCCATTTGGCGATATCTTATTCACCTTAATGCCATGTATTCGGTCGCCATTATTACCGCTGGCATTGAATGGTGGATACTCCTCGCCGGTAATACCAATATAGCCGCGGATCACCCGCCCATCACGAATCAGTTTTTCCATTACTTTGGTGGCAAGCGCGGTCGGAATGGCAAAACCGATGCCTTCCGGAGTTTCCCCATTGCTACTTTTATCAAATGAAAGTGTGTTGATCCCCACCAACTCGCCAAGAGTATTGACCAGTGCTCCCCCGGAATTACCCTGATTAATGGAGGCATCTGTTTGGAGGAAATTTTGTCGGCCAGAAGAACTCAAACCAATACGCCCGGTGGCACTGATAATTCCCTGAGTGACGGTTTGTCCAAGATTATAGGGGTTGCCAATGGCCAGCACGACATC
It encodes the following:
- the kdsD gene encoding arabinose-5-phosphate isomerase KdsD, producing the protein MSFSNLQPGEDLQPKVDFQQAGKQVLQIEREGLAQLDQYINDDFARACEAIFNCHGKVVVMGMGKSGHIGCKIAATFASTGTPSFFVHPGEASHGDLGMITPQDIVLAISNSGESNEILALIPVLKRQKIQLICMSNNPESTMGKAADIHLCIKVPQEACPLGLAPTTSTTATLVMGDALAVALLQARGFTQEDFALSHPGGALGRKLLLRISDIMHTGADIPHVSPDASLRDALLEITRKNLGLTVICDDLMMIKGIFTDGDLRRVFDMGIDLNHAKIADVMTKGGIRVRPNLLAVDVLNLMESRHITAVLVADGDQLLGVVHMHDMLRAGVV
- a CDS encoding calcium/sodium antiporter; translated protein: MFLAIALLIIGLVLLVYGADRLVYGAAVLSRSFGIPPLIIGMTIVGIGTSLPELIVSVTAALNNQTDMAVGNVLGSNITNLLLIVGGAALIRPLTVRSEIVRRELPLMLVVTVLCGFLLADNHLSRGDGVILLLAAAVFIILILKIARLAHSQGNDILTREQLAELPQDSSNTVALLWLVLAFIILPLSAKMIIDNATVIARVAGVSELVIGLTVIAIGTSLPELATFIAGALKGENDMAVGNIIGSNIFNIVIVLGVPALLSPGDINPEAFQRDYWVMLVVSVIFTVLCLGRKHRIGHMAGALLLCGFIAYLVAVLIP
- the mlaF gene encoding phospholipid ABC transporter ATP-binding protein MlaF codes for the protein MNQLASNLIEIRGMSFTRGERPIFADINMTVPRGKVTAIMGPSGIGKTTLLRLIGGQLAPDTGEIWFDGDNIPALSRQRLYDVRKKMSMLFQSGALFTDLTVFENVAFPLREHSRLPEELLHSTVMMKLEAVGLRGAANLMPAELSGGMARRAALARAIALDPELIMFDEPFVGQDPITMGVLVKLIDELNHALGVTCVVVSHDVPEVLSIADYAYIVADQHVIAEGTPEQLQANDDQRVRQFLDGIADGPVPFRFPAGDYKTELLG
- the mlaE gene encoding lipid asymmetry maintenance ABC transporter permease subunit MlaE; translation: MLVQALASLGRRGINVCVSFGRAGLMLFNALVGRPEPRKQWPLLVKQLYSVGVQSLLIIVVSGLFIGMVLGLQGFLILTTYSAEASLGMMVSLSLLRELGPVVTALLFAGRAGSALTAEIGLMKATEQISSLEMMAIDPLRRVVAPRFWAGLISMPLLTAIFVAVGIWGGSVVGVDWKGIDSGFFWSAMQSAVEWRTDLLNCLIKSLVFAITVTWIALFNGYDAVPTSEGISRATTRTVVHSSLAVLGLDFVLTALMFGN
- the mlaD gene encoding outer membrane lipid asymmetry maintenance protein MlaD translates to MQTKKSEIWVGAFILIAILAVVFLCLKVADIKSVGNQPTYRIYANFDNIGGLKNNSPVKIGGVVVGRVADITLDTKNYSPRVAIDIQQRYNHIPDTSSLAVRTSGLLGEQFLALNVGFEDPDMGTSILKDGGVIQDTKSALVLEDLIGQFLYKSGGDGNSDAPASEPAPANSSSPATQHP
- the mlaC gene encoding phospholipid-binding protein MlaC; its protein translation is MFKRLLMVALLVVAPLANAVDQTNPYRLMDEAAQRTFTRLKTEQANIKQNPEYLRTIVREELLPFVQIKYAGALVLGSYYKAATPAQREAYFNAFSQYLEQAYGQALALYHGQTYDVAPDQPLGDANIVAIRVTILDPNGRPPVRLDFQWRKNSQTGNWQAYDMIAEGVSMISTKQNEWASILRQKGVDGLTQQLLIAAKQPITLDK
- the mlaB gene encoding lipid asymmetry maintenance protein MlaB, yielding MADELNWQSQQETLILQGELDRETLLPLWQQRDALLADKTRIDVSQLQRVDSSGLALLVHFRELRSKQGVSLAITGVSDRLSTLIELYNLQDVIPVETASI
- the ibaG gene encoding BolA family iron metabolism protein IbaG, whose product is MDTNEIKDVLMQALALQEAHVTGDGSHFQVIAVGELFVDMSRVKKQQAVYAPLMEYIADNRIHALSIKAYTPQEWQRDRKLNGF
- the murA gene encoding UDP-N-acetylglucosamine 1-carboxyvinyltransferase produces the protein MDKFRVQGRTRLSGEVTISGAKNAALPIMFAALLAEDPVELQNVPKLKDIDTTIKLLSQLGTKIERDASGSVFVDASGVDEFCAPYDLVKTMRASIWALGPLVARFGKGQVSLPGGCAIGARPVDLHITGLEQLGAEIKLEEGYVKASVNGRLKGAHIVMDKVSVGATVTIMSAATLAEGTTVIENAAREPEIVDTANFLNTLGAKITGAGTDRITIEGVARLGGGVYRVLPDRIETGTFLVAAAISGGKVVCRQTRPDTLDAVLAKLREAGADIEIGEDWISLDMQGKRPKAVTFRTAPHPGFPTDMQAQFSLLNLVAEGTGVITETIFENRFMHVPELIRMGAHAEIESNTVICYGVEQLSGAQVMATDLRASASLVLAGCIADGVTIVDRIYHIDRGYEGIEDKLRALGANIERIKGE
- the degS gene encoding outer membrane-stress sensor serine endopeptidase DegS, with amino-acid sequence MFLKLLRSIILGLIVAGILLVAIPMLRSPGHFFSGNGDRVDEEAPVSYNQAVRRAAPAVVNVYNRSLSPNQEGLAIRTLGSGVIMSDKGYILTNKHVINNAEQIIVALQNGRISEALLVGSDNLTDLAVLKIDAVNLPVIPININRTPHIGDVVLAIGNPYNLGQTVTQGIISATGRIGLSSSGRQNFLQTDASINQGNSGGALVNTLGELVGINTLSFDKSSNGETPEGIGFAIPTALATKVMEKLIRDGRVIRGYIGITGEEYPPFNASGNNGDRIHGIKVNKISPNGPAANADLQVGDIILSVNNKPATSVIETMDQVAEIRPGTTIPVLLLRNGQQITAQITITELDQNELLEQQPAPLS